Proteins from a genomic interval of Medicago truncatula cultivar Jemalong A17 chromosome 3, MtrunA17r5.0-ANR, whole genome shotgun sequence:
- the LOC11409256 gene encoding agamous-like MADS-box protein AGL80: MKKANELSTLCGVEVCAIIYGENHGQAEVWPSAIGLERVLHKFENLSELKRNKNMVDLYSFWMQRIEKAKEKYEKAMMENKKAEMTNFIRQFIHTRNYNIGDLSLNDINYLTTLINDNMKEVDQRLDSMVTQADEQVVNGAEAIKDGDLLASTNIAQVPLSGGDTLNNMDEVVDTHGYETNMNYGLQSDEQLPMDFLMPPFDDFDFDFDPNGFGSI; this comes from the coding sequence ATGAAGAAGGCTAATGAATTGAGCACCCTTTGTGGGGTAGAGGTATGTGCAATAATCTATGGTGAAAACCATGGTCAAGCAGAAGTTTGGCCATCCGCGATAGGACTAGAACGTGTGTTGCACAAGTTTGAGAATTTGTCTGaactcaaaagaaacaaaaatatggtGGATCTATATAGCTTTTGGATGCAAAGGATTGAAAAAGCCAAAGAGAAGTATGAGAAAGCAATGATGGAAAACAAGAAGGCGGAAATGACTAATTTTATACGTCAATTTATTCATACTCGTAACTATAATATTGGTGATCTGAGCTTAAATGATATCAATTATCTGACGACTTTAATTAATGACAATATGAAGGAAGTCGATCAGAGGTTGGATTCAATGGTAACCCAAGCCGATGAGCAGGTTGTAAATGGAGCTGAAGCTATAAAGGATGGAGATTTGTTGGCTAGTACAAACATTGCTCAAGTGCCGTTGAGTGGAGGAGATACGCTGAATAACATGGATGAGGTTGTTGATACCCATGGTTATGAGACTAACATGAATTATGGTTTGCAAAGTGATGAGCAACTACCTATGGACTTCCTCATGCCAccatttgatgattttgattttgatttcgaCCCAAATGGATTTGGATCTATCTAG